The window CCGACCCGCGGCCAAAGAGTTTGCCGTTCTGGATGCGCACCGGCACCAGCCCGCCGACGGTGTCGATGTGCCCCAAGAGGATGATGTCCTGCTGCCTGCCGCCCTGCCCCGGCCCGCCATCGAGGATGCCGACGGCGTTGCCGCCCTCATCGACGAAGGCGCTGAAGCCGTTGCCCGCCATCCACCCGGCCAGGAAGTGGGCGGCCTGGCTTTCTTGTGTGGAGACGGAGGGGATGCCGACGAGGGAGTAGAGGAGGTCGATGCCGCGGGAGGAGACGGCGTCGTGGGGACGGCGGGGTGGGTGGGGTGGGGTGCGGGTGCGGTTGGTCATGGGGGTGTATTGCGTGTTGCGTGTTGCGTATTGATTCGCGCTTCAACTTAGAACCACACTTCGGCGCATCGGTGTGTGTGCGGTTTTTGGGCAATTATGCTGTGACTTCACATCTGGCGTATAATCTATCCAAGATTTTCTCGGAGGCAAGGATGCAAAAGGTTCTACAACTCACCGCGGTTGTCGAGCGCGAAGGCGATGGCTATGTCGCCACCTGCCCGGAATTGGATGTCGTTAGCCAGGGTGACACGGTCGAAAACGCGCGTCTCAATCTGCTCGAAGCGGTGGAGGGGTTCTTCGAAGCGGCTTCGCCTTTGGAGGTTCGACGCCGGACGGAATCAACTTCACAGCACGATGTCCGTTCGGGGCAGACTCTTATCTCGTGTCAAATCGAGGTCTGAACCAGCCAGAGGGGATGCAGCAAAGAACTCAGATAGCTTCTGTTGCACTTGCCGCGTTTTCAACATCGGAATCAGCCCCCCGGCGGCGATGATGGCGCGTAACGAGGGCGAAAGTGGCGGGAAGGGGAAGGCGCCGGCCGCACAGACCACCAGGCAGTTGTCGAGGTCGATGCCGATCTCCTCGCCGAGCTGGATGGCCGCTGCCGCCTCCGGGCAGACGACCGGCAGGATGCCGTTGTTGACGGCGTTGCGGAAATAGATGCGGGCGAAGCTGCTGGCGACGATGGCCTGCACTCCGGCCGCCTTCAAACACCCCACCGCCTGCTCCCGGCTCGACCCGCAGCCCCAATTACGCCCGCCCACGACGATGTCGCCCGGCCGGACATTGGCGGCGAAGCTCGGATCCAGGTCTTCGAGAGCGTGCTGCGCCCATTCGGCGGGCGTCTTCAGTGTGTAGGTGTACTTGCCGGGGAAGATGACATCGGTGTTGACATTGTCGCCATATTTCCAGGCCCGGCCGGAGAGGGGGAGGGTGGAGATTGGAGATTGGAGATTGGTTATTGGCTGCGTACTGCGTACTGCGTATTGCGTATCTTCACTTGCCGCTTGCGACCTGTCATCCTTCGCTGCGCTCAGGACAGGCTCTGCTACTTGCGCCCTGCCACTTGCGACCTGCGACCTGCGACTTGCCACCTGCCATCTGCCACCTGCCGCTCCTGCGATCCGTCCCGCCACGGCGCTGGCCGCGACGATGGCCGGGCTGGCCAGATAGACATCGCTCTCGGCGGTGCCCATGCGCCCGCGGAAATTGCGGTTGCCGGTGCTGATCGTCGCCTCGCCCGGCGCCGGGATGCCCATGTGGTTGCCCATGCACGGCCCGCAGCCGGGTGTGCCGATCATCGCCCCGGCCTGGATAAATGTATCGATGAAACCGGCGGCCAGCGCCTGGCGATAGACCTGACTGGAGGCCGGGATCACCAGCAGCCGCGTGCCCGCCGCCACCCGTTTGATTTCGCCGCTGCCGTGACCCAGCACCCGCGCCGCCTCAGCCAGGTCCCCGATCCGGCCATTGGTGCACGTCCCCAGAAAAGCCTGCTGAATCGGCGTCCCTGCCACCTCAGACAATGGGCGCACGTTGTCGGGGCTGTGTGGGCAGGCGACCAGTGGCTCGATGGCGCCCAGGTCGCAGGATAGGTGGCCGGCATAGCTGGCGCCGGGGTCGGGATAGAGGGCGGAGGCGCGCAGCCGGGCCAGGCAAGCGGCCAGGGGCCAGCCGGTGCGGGCGGCAAGCCGGGGCGCCAGCCAGTCGAATGTGGCCTCGTCCGGCGGGATGTAGGCGCTCTTCACCCCCGCCTCGGCCATCAGGTTCGGCAAGACCATGCGGCTTTCCACGCTCAGGCCCGTGATGCCCGGCCCGCTGAACTCGATCGATTGGTAGATGCCGCCGTCGGCGCCGATCTCCCGCAGCAGCCACAGCCCCAAATCCTTGGCCGTGACCCCGGCTGGTAGCTCGCCCACCAACTCGACCCGGATCGTCTCCGGCACGCGTAGCCACAGCTCGCCCGTGGCCCAGATCGCCGCCATCTCGCTGCGCCCCACCCCCGCCCCAAAGGCCCCCATCCAGCCGAAATGGGTGGTGTGGCTGTCGGCGCCCAGGATGACCTGCCCCGGCCAGACGATGGCTTCCTCGCTCAGCACCTGGTGGCAGACGCCTCGGCCCGCCTCGAAGAAGTTCCGCACACCCTGCTCGGCCACGAAGCGGCGCACTTCGGCGTGATTGGCGGCGTGTTGCGTGGTGGGGGCGGGCACGGCATGGTCGAGGGTGACAGCCAGGCGGTCGGGATACTTGACCCGCTCGACGCCCAGCTCGCGGAAGATGCGGGCGATGGGGGCGGTGTTGTCGTGGCTGAGCGCCACATCGGGCCGGACATCGAGGATTTGCCCGGCGGCGGCGTGGGTTAGGTCAGCCGCGCGGGCGAGGGCTTTTTCGGCGAAGGTGGAGGGCATTGTAATTGGTTGTTGGAGATTGGAGATTGGTTATTGGAGATTGGTTATTGGAAGTCGAGCTGCGACTTGCACCTGCCACCTGCGATCCTTCGTTTCACTCAGGACAAGCTCTGCGACTTGCGATCCTTCGTTTCACTCAGGACAAGCCTGCCACTTGCGATCCTTCGTTTCACTCAGGACAAGCCTGCCACTTGCGATCCTTCGTTTCACTCAGGACAAGCTCTGCCACTTGCTACTCCTGCCCGGCCCAGTGCAGAAGCAGCTCGTCGACATCGTCTAGCGAGAGGGCTTTTTCGTCGGCCAGGGTTTTGATGTGCTGGGTGAGGGTCTTGATGCGGTCGTCGCTCAGGGCCAGGCCGAGCTGGTCGGCGCGGGATTTGACGGCGTTCCAGCCGGTGAGCCGGTGGGCGATGGAAATATAGCGGCCGAGGCCGAAGTCGGCAGGGTTCAGAGCCTCGTAGGTTTCCGGCGCGTTGAGGATGGCTTTGGCGTGGATGCCGGCCTTGTGCGTGAAGGCCGAAAAGCCGGTGATGGGGTTGTTGAAGGGGATATCGACCCCCACCAGGTCGGCCAACATCAGCTCCAGGTCGCGCAGCTTTTCCAGCCGGTACTTCCGCCGAGTTTGTTCGGGGTTCCAGGTCATCATCCGGGCCACGAGCGCGCCCAGCGGCGTGATGCCGTTGCGTTCGCCGATGCCCAGGATGGAGGTGTCGATGTGCGTGGCCCCGCCCTCCAACGCCGCAAAGGCGTTGGCCACGGCGCAGCCGGAATCGTTGTGGCCGTGGAATTCCATGTCGGCGGTGGTCAGACGGCGCAGCGTGCTCACCAGCCGCCCCACTTGCGACGGCGTGGCAATCCCCACCGTGTCGGCGATGCCCAGGCGATTGACCACCCCCAGCTTGTCCACGGCCAGATAGACGCGCAGCAGTTCCTTCTCCTCGCTGCGGAACGAGTCTTCGGTGCTGAAGCGCAGCTCGATGTCGGGCGCTTGCTGGCGGATCCAGACCAGCACCTCAGCGGCGAGATCGATGATCTCGTCGATGCTCTTGCCGTGGCTGAACTGCCGCAGTTGCGAGGAGGTGCCGATGACGACATCGACGCCGTCTACGCCCGTTTCGAGGGCGATGTCGGCGTCGTGCTTGTGGCAGCGGATGTGGGTGAGGATGCGCGCCCGCAGGCCCAGCCCGGTGATGGTGCGCAGGTCGGCCAGACTGCCGGGCGAGGCCAGCGGCGAAGTCAGTTCCAGATACTCGACGCCGAACTCATCGAGGGCGCGGGCGATGCGCACTTTGTCGTCGCTGCTGAACTGCGCCCCGATGAACTGCTCACCCTCGCGCAGGGTGGATTCGATGATGTGGTAGTTTTCCAGGGACATGATTGACTCCGTAGACTGATCTATCACGAATGACACGAATAGACGAATGACACGAGCAAAAAAGAAAGAATTCGTCACATTCGTCCAATTCGTGCCATTCGTGTTAAAAAGCAGTAGTTGTTGCAGCGATCGCTTCGACGACGAGATCGATTTCCTCGCGCGTGATGACGAGCGGCGGCAGCAGGCGGAGGACGGTCGAGCCGGCGGGCAGGGCCAGGACGCCGCGGCCTTGCAGGGCTTGCAGCACGGGCGTGACCTTCATCTTCAGATCGACCCCGACCAGCAAGCCCAACCCGCGCACCTCGCGGATCATCGGCGAGGGAATGGCGCGCAGACGGGCCAGCAGGTAATCGCCAAGCTCCGCCGCCCGTTCCGGCAGGCGTTCGTCGCGCAGCACTTGCAGCGCGGCCAGGGCGGCGGCGCAGGCCAGTGGATTGCCGCCAAAGGTGCTGCCGTGGCTCATGCGCTCCAGCTCGCCGACGCGAGAGCCAATCAGGCAGGCGCCCATGGGCAGGCCGCCCGCCATCGACTTCGCCACGGCCAGCAGGTCGGGTTCCAGGCCGAAATGCTCGCAGGCGAAGAGCTTGCCCGTGCGCCCGAAACCTGTCTGCACCTCGTCCACGACCAGCAGCGCCCCCCGCTCGCGGCATAGCGCCCCCGCCCCGGCCAGATAGGCTGCATCCGCCGGGCGCACGCCGCCCTCGCCCTGCACGATCTCGATGATGACGGCAGCGGTGTCCGGGCCAATGGCCTGCTCTAGGGCGGCCAGGTCGTTGAACGGGACATGGCAGAAGTCGGGCAGCAGCGGCTCGAACGGCTGGCGGTATTTCGGCTCCCACGTGGCCGAGAGCGCGCCCAGCGTGCGGCCATGGAACCCGCGCATGGTGGCGATGATCTGCCGGCGTCCGGTGCCCAGGCGGGCGAACTTGATCGCCGCTTCGACGGCCTCGGCGCCGGAATTGCACAAGAACGCCCGGCTGAGTCCGTCCGGCGCGGCGGTGGTCAGAGCCGCCAGCAACTCGGCCCGGCGGTCGTTGTAGAAGATCTCCGGGCAGGAGATGAGCCGGGCGGCTTGCTCAGAGATGGCGGCGACGATGGCCGGGTGGGCATGGCCCAGGTTGGCCGCCCCCTGCCCGCCCACACAATCGATGTACTCCCGCCCATCCGCGTCCCACAGCCGCGCCCCCTGCCCGCGCACGATGGCGAGGGGCCGTTTGGGGTAGACGCCGGAGGTGTGGAGGGATTCGAGATGGGTTATTGGGGATTGGAGATTGGTTATTGGAGATTGGTTATTGGAGATTGGAGATTGGGGATGGTCGCTCATGAT of the Caldilineales bacterium genome contains:
- a CDS encoding aspartate aminotransferase family protein, whose translation is MSDHPQSPISNNQSPITNLQSPITHLESLHTSGVYPKRPLAIVRGQGARLWDADGREYIDCVGGQGAANLGHAHPAIVAAISEQAARLISCPEIFYNDRRAELLAALTTAAPDGLSRAFLCNSGAEAVEAAIKFARLGTGRRQIIATMRGFHGRTLGALSATWEPKYRQPFEPLLPDFCHVPFNDLAALEQAIGPDTAAVIIEIVQGEGGVRPADAAYLAGAGALCRERGALLVVDEVQTGFGRTGKLFACEHFGLEPDLLAVAKSMAGGLPMGACLIGSRVGELERMSHGSTFGGNPLACAAALAALQVLRDERLPERAAELGDYLLARLRAIPSPMIREVRGLGLLVGVDLKMKVTPVLQALQGRGVLALPAGSTVLRLLPPLVITREEIDLVVEAIAATTTAF
- the lysS gene encoding homocitrate synthase, which translates into the protein MSLENYHIIESTLREGEQFIGAQFSSDDKVRIARALDEFGVEYLELTSPLASPGSLADLRTITGLGLRARILTHIRCHKHDADIALETGVDGVDVVIGTSSQLRQFSHGKSIDEIIDLAAEVLVWIRQQAPDIELRFSTEDSFRSEEKELLRVYLAVDKLGVVNRLGIADTVGIATPSQVGRLVSTLRRLTTADMEFHGHNDSGCAVANAFAALEGGATHIDTSILGIGERNGITPLGALVARMMTWNPEQTRRKYRLEKLRDLELMLADLVGVDIPFNNPITGFSAFTHKAGIHAKAILNAPETYEALNPADFGLGRYISIAHRLTGWNAVKSRADQLGLALSDDRIKTLTQHIKTLADEKALSLDDVDELLLHWAGQE